The following coding sequences lie in one Rothia sp. SD9660Na genomic window:
- a CDS encoding DUF4190 domain-containing protein has protein sequence MTTGNNKENPYGDYVPGQYSSGATEQGNGDYSQQANSASSQPSYSQPTYAQPNYGQADYSQQPASYSSYGYDAYGQQAASAPKGLAITSLILGILSFLSGWVILGGILGIVGLVLGIVALRKTKTGGGGKGLAITGIVFSSLGILISLAMLVFFGWIFSAFGECMAYAENEVLMEQCINQQLGLDVTDSSSNV, from the coding sequence ATGACCACCGGAAACAACAAGGAAAACCCCTACGGCGACTACGTGCCCGGGCAGTACAGCTCAGGTGCTACAGAGCAGGGAAACGGGGACTATAGCCAGCAGGCTAACAGTGCTTCCTCACAGCCCAGCTACTCACAGCCTACCTATGCTCAGCCTAACTACGGCCAGGCGGATTACAGTCAGCAGCCTGCCAGCTACTCCTCCTACGGGTATGACGCTTACGGCCAGCAGGCAGCCTCAGCACCCAAGGGACTTGCCATTACGTCGCTGATTCTAGGTATCCTATCTTTCCTGAGCGGCTGGGTCATCCTGGGCGGTATTTTGGGTATCGTTGGCCTGGTGCTGGGCATCGTTGCTCTACGTAAGACCAAGACCGGTGGCGGCGGCAAGGGCCTGGCTATCACCGGCATCGTATTTAGCTCCCTGGGCATTCTTATTTCCCTGGCAATGCTGGTGTTCTTCGGCTGGATTTTCTCAGCCTTCGGTGAGTGCATGGCCTACGCTGAGAACGAGGTTCTCATGGAACAGTGCATCAACCAGCAGCTGGGCCTTGACGTTACAGATTCAAGCAGTAACGTCTAA
- the smpB gene encoding SsrA-binding protein SmpB: MIVAKKKVTKEDPNNHTIASNRRARHNYNIVETWEAGLVLMGTEVKSLRDGGASITDGFCQMYGNELWLEGIHIAEYGRGSWTNHAARRRRKLLMHRSEINKIAQKLKESGYTVVPLKLYFSKGRAKVEIALATGKRDYDKRQALRERQDNLEAQRAMRYKNLG, from the coding sequence ATAATCGTGGCTAAGAAAAAAGTAACGAAAGAAGACCCGAATAACCACACCATAGCGTCCAACCGCCGCGCCCGCCATAACTACAATATCGTAGAGACCTGGGAGGCCGGGCTGGTGCTCATGGGCACCGAGGTTAAATCCCTACGCGATGGGGGAGCCTCAATCACCGATGGCTTCTGCCAGATGTACGGCAACGAGCTGTGGCTCGAGGGCATCCATATCGCCGAATATGGGCGCGGCTCCTGGACCAACCACGCAGCCCGTCGCCGCCGTAAACTGCTCATGCACCGCAGCGAAATCAACAAAATCGCTCAGAAGCTCAAGGAAAGCGGCTACACCGTCGTGCCCCTCAAGCTTTATTTCAGCAAGGGGCGCGCCAAGGTAGAAATTGCCCTGGCTACCGGTAAGCGTGACTACGACAAGCGCCAGGCCCTGCGTGAGCGTCAGGACAACCTCGAAGCCCAGCGCGCTATGCGCTATAAGAACCTGGGATAA
- the prfB gene encoding peptide chain release factor 2 yields the protein MATLDFSAQIKTLRSTYASIEEVSDVEQLRATIAELSEAAGAPDLWDDPVAAQKVTSQLSHKQAELDKLVKLSQAIDDLEVMVELADEEGDADTLAEAETELHAIEKRLVELEVITLLSGEYDQRDAVVTIRAGAGGVDAADFAEMLLRMYLRWAEKNGFDTTVMDTSYAEEAGLKSATFEVKAPYAFGRLSIEAGTHRLVRISPFNSQGKRMTSFAAVEVIPLIEQTDHIEIPESELKIDVFRSSGPGGQSVNTTDSAVRMTHIPTGIVVSMQNEKSQLQNRAAALRVLQSRLLLLRKEQEDAKKKELAGDVKASWGDQMRSYVLNPYQMVKDLRTNYEEGNPSAVFDGALDGFIDAGVRWRAAERQKRKNEE from the coding sequence ATGGCTACTTTAGATTTTTCTGCCCAGATCAAAACCCTGCGCTCAACCTACGCCTCCATCGAAGAGGTCAGCGACGTTGAGCAGCTGCGTGCTACCATCGCAGAACTCTCTGAAGCAGCCGGTGCCCCCGACCTCTGGGACGACCCCGTCGCCGCCCAAAAGGTCACCTCCCAGCTCTCCCACAAACAGGCCGAACTCGATAAGCTCGTCAAACTAAGCCAGGCCATTGATGACCTTGAGGTCATGGTAGAACTTGCCGACGAAGAGGGCGATGCTGACACCCTTGCCGAAGCAGAAACCGAACTGCATGCTATCGAAAAGCGCCTAGTAGAGCTTGAAGTCATCACCCTGCTCTCGGGGGAGTACGATCAGCGCGATGCCGTCGTGACCATCCGGGCGGGAGCCGGTGGCGTGGACGCCGCCGATTTCGCCGAGATGCTTCTGCGCATGTACTTGCGCTGGGCCGAGAAAAACGGCTTCGATACCACGGTGATGGATACCTCCTACGCCGAAGAAGCCGGCCTCAAATCAGCAACCTTTGAGGTCAAAGCCCCCTACGCCTTCGGGCGCCTGTCGATCGAAGCGGGAACCCACCGCCTGGTGCGCATCTCTCCCTTCAATAGCCAGGGCAAACGTATGACGTCCTTCGCTGCGGTGGAAGTTATCCCCCTCATCGAGCAGACCGATCACATCGAAATCCCCGAGTCCGAACTCAAGATCGATGTTTTCCGCTCTTCGGGGCCCGGTGGCCAGTCGGTGAACACCACAGACTCCGCCGTCCGTATGACCCACATCCCCACCGGCATCGTGGTCTCCATGCAGAACGAAAAGTCCCAGCTACAAAACCGAGCCGCAGCACTGCGCGTCCTGCAATCCCGCCTCCTCCTGCTCCGCAAAGAGCAAGAGGACGCCAAAAAGAAGGAACTTGCCGGTGACGTCAAAGCCTCCTGGGGGGACCAAATGCGTTCTTATGTGCTCAACCCCTACCAGATGGTCAAAGACCTACGAACCAACTATGAAGAGGGAAACCCCAGCGCCGTATTCGACGGTGCGCTCGACGGTTTCATCGACGCCGGCGTGCGGTGGCGCGCGGCAGAACGACAGAAAAGAAAGAACGAAGAATAA
- a CDS encoding pilus assembly protein TadG-related protein — protein sequence MTQIRPTQLQRVPCHEVAEHDAERGSVLPLIVGLCLVLLLVASTVVGVSSVYLERQRLQALADQAATSAAQRIEGITAVGEAQAQVTLTSAGVQASAHTFLQESGAGTDFSHLTLNPATGASGNNTAVIVLSARAHPPLLSVVLPDGIDITVTGRARVITTQD from the coding sequence ATGACACAGATTAGACCGACCCAGCTTCAGCGGGTGCCCTGCCATGAGGTCGCCGAGCACGACGCTGAGCGGGGCAGCGTCCTTCCACTCATCGTGGGGCTGTGCCTGGTGCTTCTGCTGGTTGCTTCCACCGTCGTTGGAGTCAGTTCCGTCTATCTTGAAAGACAGCGCCTCCAGGCTCTAGCCGACCAAGCAGCGACGTCTGCCGCTCAGCGCATTGAGGGCATCACCGCGGTAGGGGAGGCCCAGGCCCAGGTAACTCTCACCAGTGCCGGGGTGCAGGCGTCCGCTCATACCTTTCTGCAAGAAAGCGGCGCCGGCACCGACTTCTCCCACCTGACCTTAAACCCCGCAACCGGGGCGTCGGGAAACAACACTGCGGTTATCGTCCTTTCTGCCAGGGCCCACCCGCCCTTACTCTCCGTTGTGCTACCTGACGGTATCGATATCACCGTTACCGGCAGGGCGCGCGTCATCACCACCCAAGATTAG
- a CDS encoding pilus assembly protein TadE, whose protein sequence is MREADDPEQGSALVEFIGLGALLMVPTVYFLLSVFSMQSAAFAASNASAHALQVIQFLPPEQRTQSAVQAVAALTASDFGLGPETITATLSCEDVCAQGERMTVDVTVEVGLPLVPWPGAPALATMTSQAVSWGGNYS, encoded by the coding sequence ATGCGAGAGGCAGACGACCCTGAGCAGGGCAGCGCTCTTGTTGAGTTTATTGGACTGGGTGCCCTGTTGATGGTGCCCACGGTCTATTTTCTGTTATCAGTCTTTTCGATGCAGTCGGCTGCTTTTGCAGCTTCTAACGCTAGTGCCCATGCGTTACAGGTGATTCAGTTTTTGCCACCGGAGCAGCGCACCCAATCTGCTGTGCAAGCGGTTGCCGCTTTGACAGCTAGCGACTTTGGTCTAGGGCCTGAAACCATTACTGCCACGCTGAGCTGCGAGGACGTCTGCGCCCAGGGGGAGCGAATGACGGTGGATGTCACTGTCGAGGTCGGGCTGCCTCTGGTGCCCTGGCCAGGGGCACCAGCTCTTGCCACTATGACCTCTCAGGCTGTGAGCTGGGGAGGGAACTACTCATGA
- a CDS encoding TadE/TadG family type IV pilus assembly protein, producing MRAVPPEKERGNATAEFVMVSALVVLLFLGVLQVAFALFTRNVLQDAASQGARYGAMLDKTPADGEERTRELLYSVLPSHYSATISSSVTQWQGADAVQVTVVAPVPLIGPFGVAAQWEVSGHAVVQR from the coding sequence ATGAGAGCTGTGCCCCCTGAGAAGGAGAGAGGTAATGCAACGGCGGAGTTCGTGATGGTATCTGCCCTAGTTGTCTTACTTTTTCTAGGTGTTTTGCAGGTTGCTTTCGCGCTGTTCACCCGTAACGTACTGCAGGACGCTGCATCTCAGGGGGCCCGCTATGGGGCCATGCTCGATAAAACACCGGCTGACGGAGAAGAACGCACCCGCGAGCTGCTGTATTCGGTACTGCCTTCCCACTACTCGGCAACAATTAGCAGTTCTGTTACCCAGTGGCAGGGTGCGGACGCCGTGCAGGTCACCGTGGTTGCCCCGGTGCCCCTCATCGGTCCCTTTGGGGTAGCTGCCCAGTGGGAGGTGAGTGGTCATGCTGTGGTTCAGAGATAA
- a CDS encoding type II secretion system F family protein has product MNLSLLLGLFLAAGIWLVLSSIWTQRRESFADRIAPQLRAAELRKNRPDTPYSTLPEGIYGASAALLAPWVEKMYRSLGKSSFDTVALEKRLTQLGGHLTTAEYRVQQVLWSLLAATLCICLVAVGLAQGTVSFVLGVLLIVLGSCAGFLARDYWLSQQIAKREKAMLAEFPALAELMALSVTAGESAIGSLERVVRSSQGELSREFQTILAMTRSGESLVVALQSFSQRTSVAALSRFVDGLVVAIERGTPLADVLRAQAQDVRDNAKRELMETAGKKEIGMMAPVVFLILPLTVLFAMFPGLSLLNLNF; this is encoded by the coding sequence ATGAACCTTTCCCTTCTCCTTGGCCTTTTCCTAGCGGCAGGAATCTGGCTGGTGCTTTCGAGTATCTGGACCCAGCGCCGTGAGAGCTTTGCAGACCGTATAGCTCCTCAGCTTCGCGCGGCGGAGCTTAGAAAGAACCGCCCGGACACACCGTATAGCACGCTACCAGAAGGTATTTACGGGGCGAGCGCTGCGCTCCTTGCACCGTGGGTTGAAAAGATGTACCGGAGTCTCGGTAAGTCGAGCTTTGATACGGTGGCCCTCGAAAAACGACTTACCCAGCTAGGTGGGCATCTGACAACCGCAGAGTACCGGGTGCAACAGGTGCTCTGGAGTCTCTTGGCAGCTACTCTCTGTATTTGTTTGGTGGCTGTGGGCCTCGCTCAAGGGACGGTAAGTTTTGTGCTGGGAGTCCTGCTGATTGTTCTGGGTTCCTGTGCTGGCTTCCTCGCACGCGACTATTGGCTGTCTCAGCAGATCGCAAAACGGGAGAAAGCCATGCTGGCTGAATTTCCTGCCCTTGCAGAGCTCATGGCTCTGTCCGTTACTGCGGGCGAATCAGCCATCGGGTCGCTTGAACGGGTAGTGCGGAGTTCGCAGGGAGAGCTTTCTCGCGAATTCCAAACTATTCTCGCGATGACTCGTTCCGGTGAGTCCCTCGTGGTCGCTTTGCAAAGTTTTTCGCAGCGTACCTCGGTAGCAGCCCTATCGCGTTTTGTGGATGGCCTGGTTGTTGCGATTGAACGTGGTACGCCCCTGGCAGATGTCTTGCGGGCCCAGGCACAAGATGTGCGTGACAACGCCAAACGAGAACTGATGGAGACAGCCGGAAAGAAAGAAATCGGAATGATGGCCCCCGTCGTTTTTCTGATACTTCCCCTCACCGTACTCTTTGCGATGTTTCCTGGCCTTTCCCTACTGAATCTTAACTTCTAA
- a CDS encoding type II secretion system F family protein: MSALFGLMFGIGALLIYMSFWELPAKEKKGRKAPAIQQLLRQADLEKFTVAMFYMVSAVAALVAMVLTFALTSLVPLAALAVGVGFFSPRLVVKHRAAQRRAQLRDLWPDAVDHLRSAIRAGLSLPDALMQLQYRGPEPLRPAFTSFASDYRASGEFLPALNRLKDRLSDPTADNIIEALKVTREVGGTDLGRLLGTLSTFLRENSRTRSELEARQSWTVNAARLACVAPWVVLGLMATQPSTIRIYNSFAGFLVLASGLALTVIAYRLMIRIGALPEEKRVLA; the protein is encoded by the coding sequence ATGAGTGCTTTATTTGGGCTGATGTTTGGTATTGGCGCCCTCTTAATCTATATGTCCTTTTGGGAGCTTCCCGCTAAGGAGAAGAAAGGACGAAAAGCCCCGGCGATACAACAGCTGCTGCGCCAGGCAGATTTAGAAAAGTTCACGGTAGCTATGTTTTATATGGTTTCTGCTGTAGCTGCTCTTGTTGCAATGGTGCTGACCTTCGCGTTGACCTCACTGGTTCCTCTGGCTGCTCTGGCTGTGGGCGTTGGGTTCTTTAGCCCTCGGTTAGTGGTTAAGCATCGTGCCGCTCAGCGGCGGGCTCAGTTACGGGATTTATGGCCGGACGCGGTGGACCACCTGCGGTCAGCAATCCGTGCAGGTTTGTCGCTTCCGGACGCTCTCATGCAGCTTCAGTATCGGGGGCCGGAGCCCCTGCGTCCGGCTTTTACTAGTTTTGCTTCAGACTACCGTGCTAGCGGTGAGTTCCTTCCAGCCCTCAATCGTCTTAAAGACCGCTTGAGTGACCCCACCGCCGACAACATCATTGAAGCCCTCAAAGTTACTCGTGAGGTGGGTGGAACTGATTTAGGTCGTCTTCTGGGGACTTTGAGTACTTTCCTCCGCGAGAATAGCAGGACACGCTCTGAACTTGAGGCTCGACAGTCGTGGACGGTCAATGCTGCCCGCCTTGCCTGTGTTGCTCCCTGGGTCGTTCTGGGCCTTATGGCCACGCAACCAAGTACGATCAGAATTTATAACAGCTTTGCGGGTTTCCTAGTGTTAGCGAGCGGCCTAGCTCTGACCGTTATTGCCTACAGACTGATGATACGTATCGGTGCTCTACCGGAAGAGAAGAGGGTGCTGGCATGA
- a CDS encoding ATPase, T2SS/T4P/T4SS family, translating to MSTVQAEELVEADVRDLIRRSSIDPLVQQVEAKELIQQAIAEYERQMLRGVVPRLENADSLISSLFDKVCGFGEIQQYLDDSSVEEIWINAPDEIFVARAGESELTGLTLSEEQVRALVERMLKTSGRRLDLSTPFVDSSLPDGSRLHVAIPDVTRRHWAINIRKFIARATRLSDLVKLGSLSLDAAKFLDAAVASGLNCLVSGATQAGKTTMLNCLSASIGMRERVITCEEIFELKIPLRDVVNLQCRQPNLEGNGEIPLRRLVKEALRMRPDRLIIGEVREAESLDMLIALNSGLPGLCTIHANSARDAITKMCTLPLLAGDNISSSFVVPTVASCFDLVVHCDRNLRGKRQVREILAVGNRVENGVIETSTLFRREGDQLVCVASEVPSPEKFIRAGYAPETLLNCEGALA from the coding sequence ATGTCTACAGTGCAAGCAGAAGAGCTAGTTGAAGCAGACGTGCGCGACTTGATTCGCCGAAGCAGCATCGACCCGCTCGTACAGCAGGTGGAAGCTAAGGAGCTTATCCAACAGGCCATCGCTGAGTACGAGCGCCAGATGCTACGGGGCGTAGTACCGCGACTTGAGAACGCTGACTCCCTGATTAGCTCCCTTTTCGACAAGGTATGCGGCTTTGGTGAGATTCAGCAGTATCTTGACGATAGCTCTGTTGAAGAGATTTGGATTAACGCTCCGGACGAGATTTTTGTGGCTCGTGCTGGAGAGTCTGAGCTCACCGGGCTTACCTTGAGCGAGGAGCAGGTTCGTGCGCTGGTAGAGCGTATGCTCAAGACCTCGGGGCGACGACTTGATTTGAGCACACCTTTTGTCGATAGTTCCTTGCCGGACGGTTCTAGGCTCCATGTAGCCATTCCAGATGTTACCCGCCGTCATTGGGCCATCAATATCCGTAAGTTTATTGCGCGAGCAACTCGCTTGAGCGATTTGGTTAAGCTGGGGTCGCTCAGCCTGGATGCAGCAAAATTTTTAGATGCAGCTGTTGCGAGTGGGCTAAATTGTCTCGTATCTGGAGCTACGCAGGCGGGAAAGACCACCATGCTGAATTGTTTATCAGCGTCTATTGGCATGCGGGAGCGCGTTATTACCTGCGAGGAGATTTTTGAGCTCAAGATTCCCCTCCGCGATGTTGTGAATTTGCAGTGCCGTCAGCCCAATCTGGAAGGTAACGGCGAGATTCCTCTCCGGCGGCTAGTGAAAGAGGCTTTGCGCATGAGACCCGACCGCCTCATCATTGGTGAGGTGCGCGAAGCCGAGTCTCTCGATATGCTCATTGCGCTCAATTCCGGGCTCCCGGGCCTTTGCACTATCCACGCTAACTCAGCTCGCGATGCAATCACGAAGATGTGCACCCTTCCCCTCTTGGCTGGTGACAACATTTCGAGTTCGTTTGTCGTCCCCACCGTGGCTTCTTGCTTTGATTTAGTGGTTCACTGCGACCGTAATCTGCGGGGCAAACGGCAGGTGCGAGAGATTCTTGCCGTTGGCAACAGGGTCGAAAACGGGGTGATCGAAACCAGCACACTGTTTAGACGAGAAGGCGATCAGCTGGTATGCGTTGCTTCTGAGGTGCCTTCGCCTGAGAAGTTTATTCGTGCTGGCTACGCCCCTGAGACCCTTCTCAACTGCGAGGGGGCACTGGCATGA
- a CDS encoding ABC transporter ATP-binding protein, producing the protein MDIKKFDLPPVADNAPVVIKVESLVKRFVLRHTRSMKEAFVWLMKGRKGDLNEKFNALNGVSLDIREGERVALLGYNGSGKSTLLKLISGVMHPDEGRVLTGGRIAGLIEVGAGFHPDLTGRDNVYLNAAILGMSKEQIEAKFDEIVEFSEIGNFIDTEVKFYSSGMYLRLAFAVAVHTDPEIFLVDEILAVGDEPFQKKCIAKIRDLSAEGKTLVVVSHDLDLVAKICERGVVLDHGSKQFDGPIDEAIEFMRAKSH; encoded by the coding sequence GTGGATATCAAGAAGTTTGATTTACCACCCGTGGCAGATAATGCTCCTGTGGTCATTAAGGTTGAGTCTTTGGTAAAGCGCTTTGTACTGCGCCATACTCGGTCGATGAAGGAGGCCTTTGTCTGGCTGATGAAGGGCCGTAAGGGGGATTTGAACGAGAAGTTCAATGCTCTCAACGGGGTTTCTCTAGATATTCGCGAAGGCGAGCGTGTTGCCCTACTTGGCTATAACGGTTCGGGTAAATCTACCCTGCTCAAGCTGATTTCGGGTGTGATGCACCCGGATGAGGGCAGGGTATTGACCGGCGGACGCATCGCTGGGCTTATCGAGGTCGGAGCAGGTTTCCACCCCGATTTGACTGGGCGTGACAACGTATACCTGAACGCTGCCATCCTTGGGATGAGCAAGGAGCAGATTGAAGCAAAATTTGATGAAATTGTTGAATTCTCTGAAATTGGCAACTTTATCGATACCGAGGTTAAGTTCTATTCGTCGGGTATGTACCTGCGACTGGCTTTTGCTGTAGCTGTTCATACTGATCCGGAGATTTTCTTAGTGGATGAGATTCTGGCTGTGGGTGATGAACCTTTCCAGAAGAAATGTATCGCTAAGATTCGAGATCTGAGCGCTGAGGGGAAAACCCTGGTTGTGGTGAGCCATGACCTTGATTTGGTGGCAAAGATCTGTGAACGCGGAGTAGTCCTGGACCACGGCTCTAAGCAGTTCGATGGCCCTATTGACGAAGCGATTGAATTCATGAGGGCAAAATCCCACTAA
- a CDS encoding ABC transporter permease: MNDSMNKQLVAPGKGRGLRDVFANRFLLKLLVDKEIQVRYRGSVLGILWSYIKPGVQFAVFYIALGLFLGLERGMQNYAIYLFSGMIVINFFSEGFSNGAKAMVVNGALIKKIYLPRELFSVSTIWVALIHFLPQILVLLGACFVAGWSPDLKQLGAALVAMIIVMIFSAGLGLIFGVANVFFRDSENIVDMLLMVATWFSPVLYSWTMVRDTLYPWVMNVYMMNPLTVAVELFHYAFWMPTLSAESAALPVSHIPPHLLSLWVPVALGVSLVTLFLGDLLFRKLEGNFAQEL, translated from the coding sequence ATGAATGATTCGATGAATAAACAACTCGTAGCCCCCGGTAAGGGCCGTGGGCTACGGGATGTTTTTGCTAACAGATTTTTACTGAAACTCCTGGTTGATAAGGAGATACAGGTAAGGTACCGGGGTTCGGTGCTCGGTATTCTCTGGTCCTATATCAAGCCTGGGGTGCAGTTCGCCGTCTTCTATATCGCCTTAGGCCTTTTCTTGGGGCTAGAACGCGGTATGCAGAACTACGCCATCTATCTATTCTCTGGAATGATCGTTATTAACTTCTTCTCTGAAGGGTTTAGTAACGGGGCTAAAGCCATGGTAGTTAACGGGGCACTCATCAAGAAGATTTATCTACCTCGTGAACTGTTCTCGGTTTCAACGATTTGGGTGGCTCTTATCCATTTCCTTCCTCAGATTCTGGTGCTTCTTGGCGCGTGTTTCGTAGCTGGCTGGAGCCCTGATTTGAAGCAGCTGGGAGCGGCTCTGGTCGCCATGATTATCGTGATGATCTTTTCGGCTGGCTTGGGCCTCATCTTCGGTGTAGCGAACGTCTTCTTCCGCGATTCTGAGAATATTGTGGATATGCTCCTGATGGTTGCTACCTGGTTCTCACCGGTTCTGTACTCGTGGACCATGGTGCGCGATACCCTTTACCCCTGGGTAATGAACGTGTACATGATGAACCCGCTCACTGTGGCTGTTGAGCTCTTCCACTATGCTTTCTGGATGCCTACCCTTTCAGCTGAATCTGCTGCACTGCCGGTATCTCACATCCCTCCGCACCTTCTTAGCCTGTGGGTACCTGTTGCCCTAGGCGTTTCTCTCGTGACCCTGTTCCTCGGTGACTTACTCTTCCGTAAGCTAGAGGGTAACTTCGCCCAGGAGCTCTGA
- a CDS encoding glycosyltransferase produces the protein MKTLQRVIFPERAQMDTVSLYVDSGIATGVQLSTMNGALSQNDSLKDEKAPVKSSGGSANEAHTEDFIGRRSTLVRPGTRLSFGTYFNAFPASYWKRWTNLTSVRLHIQTHGEGTVIVYKSNARGSLQRVDSKRVEGAATTQFDLSLKPFGDGGWYWFELAAGAESLVLESAEWQGADNGKAPGRITLEITTMNKQEFCLNNLRSLAANPEVLEHLQEVLIVDQGSQKLQDEPDFEEVAATLQGKLRIINQANLGGSGGFARGMYEAVENGSDYALLLDDDVVVEPESIIRLLTFADMCRKPTIVGGHMFDLYNRTVLHTFGEVVNTYRFQPDLPHQDQSLGHDFLHSNLRSTPWLHRRTDVDYNGWWMDLIPTQVIREIGLSLPVFIKWDDVEFGLRAKKAGYHTVSLPGAAVWHVSWIDKDDLVGWQAYFHIRNRIIASLIHSPYERGGRLLRESLYADVKHLISMQYFTEHGRIMALKDVLAGPDQLHDLLAQRLPEIRALTKEYTDAQFKEDVESFPEPRMAKPPRNGRGFAAPSYRTLAPWALKTVTKQLVKPVRDEYKQNPQAHIAHQDNRWWRMSQYDSALVSNAEGTAVSWYRRDPEQLRSKLVESSKLTAQILREWTTLRKQYAEAAERISSIEEWKKTFDKHTESELTR, from the coding sequence ATGAAAACCCTGCAGCGTGTTATCTTCCCTGAACGCGCTCAGATGGACACCGTATCTCTTTACGTCGATTCGGGTATCGCAACCGGCGTGCAGCTCTCCACCATGAACGGTGCCTTAAGCCAGAACGACTCTTTGAAGGACGAGAAAGCTCCGGTCAAGAGCAGCGGCGGTTCAGCGAACGAAGCACACACTGAAGACTTCATCGGTCGTCGCTCCACCCTCGTGCGCCCCGGTACCCGCCTCTCCTTTGGCACCTACTTCAACGCCTTCCCCGCATCCTACTGGAAGCGATGGACTAATCTGACCTCCGTCCGCCTGCATATCCAGACTCACGGCGAAGGCACCGTCATCGTGTATAAGTCAAACGCTCGTGGCTCGCTGCAGCGTGTAGACTCTAAGCGCGTAGAAGGTGCAGCCACCACCCAGTTTGACCTCTCGCTGAAGCCCTTCGGCGATGGCGGCTGGTACTGGTTCGAACTCGCCGCTGGCGCTGAATCTCTGGTGCTGGAATCAGCAGAGTGGCAGGGCGCCGATAACGGCAAGGCTCCCGGTCGCATCACCCTGGAAATCACCACCATGAACAAGCAGGAATTCTGTCTGAATAACCTGCGTTCTCTGGCCGCTAACCCCGAGGTTCTAGAGCACCTGCAAGAAGTTCTCATCGTCGACCAGGGCTCTCAGAAGCTCCAGGACGAGCCTGACTTTGAAGAAGTTGCTGCTACCTTGCAGGGCAAGCTTCGTATTATTAACCAGGCAAATCTGGGTGGGTCAGGTGGCTTCGCCCGCGGTATGTACGAGGCTGTAGAAAACGGTTCTGACTACGCCCTGCTGCTCGATGATGACGTGGTTGTTGAGCCGGAATCTATTATCCGACTGCTCACCTTTGCTGATATGTGCCGTAAGCCTACTATCGTAGGCGGCCACATGTTTGATCTGTACAACCGTACCGTTCTGCACACCTTCGGTGAGGTCGTCAACACCTATCGTTTCCAGCCTGACCTGCCCCACCAGGACCAGTCCCTGGGTCATGACTTCCTGCACTCCAACCTGCGTAGCACTCCTTGGCTACACCGCCGCACTGATGTGGACTACAACGGCTGGTGGATGGACCTGATCCCTACCCAGGTCATTCGTGAAATTGGTCTGTCACTGCCCGTCTTCATCAAGTGGGATGACGTTGAATTCGGCCTGCGCGCGAAAAAGGCCGGCTACCACACCGTCTCACTTCCCGGTGCCGCTGTTTGGCACGTATCGTGGATTGATAAGGACGACCTTGTAGGCTGGCAGGCTTACTTCCACATCCGTAACCGCATCATTGCTTCGCTGATTCACTCACCCTACGAGCGAGGCGGACGCCTGCTACGTGAGTCGCTCTATGCAGACGTCAAGCACCTTATCTCGATGCAGTACTTTACCGAGCACGGTCGCATTATGGCGCTGAAGGACGTCCTTGCGGGCCCTGATCAGCTACATGACCTCCTTGCCCAGCGTCTGCCGGAAATCCGTGCTTTGACTAAGGAGTATACTGACGCCCAGTTCAAGGAAGACGTCGAGTCCTTCCCTGAGCCGCGGATGGCAAAGCCCCCTCGCAACGGCCGTGGTTTTGCTGCTCCGTCTTACCGTACTCTTGCTCCCTGGGCCTTGAAGACTGTCACTAAGCAACTGGTCAAGCCTGTGCGCGATGAGTATAAGCAGAACCCTCAGGCTCATATTGCTCACCAGGACAACCGCTGGTGGCGCATGTCCCAGTATGATTCGGCACTGGTGTCAAACGCTGAAGGTACTGCAGTTTCGTGGTATCGCCGTGACCCAGAACAGCTCCGTTCAAAGCTCGTCGAGTCATCTAAACTGACCGCTCAGATTCTGCGTGAATGGACTACCCTGCGCAAGCAATACGCCGAGGCCGCAGAGCGTATTTCTTCTATTGAAGAGTGGAAGAAGACCTTCGACAAGCATACGGAGTCAGAACTTACTCGATGA